AATAATCGAAAGAAAGTCAGTTGATTTAAGAGATGCTCCACCAATTAAACCACCATCAATGTCTGATTTTGAAAAAAGCTCTTGTGCATTTGTAGGATTACAGCTACCACCATACAAGATAGTAGTGGCCTCAGCTGTTTCTAGAGAATATTTATGTTGAATAAGATTTCGAATGTGTTTATGCATTGCATTAGCTTGTTCACTAGTGGCAGTTTTCCCTGTGCCAATTGCCCAGATAGGTTCGTAGGCTATGATAATATTTTTAAAATCAGATTCTGATAGATGAAACAAAGAATTATTTAATTGATGAGCTATGACTTCTTCATGTGCGTCTTGTTCGCGTTGTTGTAAAGATTCCCCACAGCAAAAGAATACAGTTAGCTGATTTTGTAATGCCGCATCTACTTTTTCCTTTAGAAAGATATCTGTTTCATTAAAAAGAAGTCTCCGTTCAGAATGACCTATTAATACTGCACTGCTACCTAGTGTTTTAATTTGCTGCATGCTCACCTCACCCGTAAAAGCACCTTTGGGTTGTGGATGTGCATTTTGTGCCCCAACTTGAACCTGTTTTTTTTGATCGATAATAGATTTTAAGTAAATGGAAGGTACAAAATGATACACTTCGCAGGTGATATTGGATAATGAGGCTTCAATAGCAGAATGAAGTTCTATTGCTTCTTCGTGTGTAAGATTCATTTTCCAATTTCCAGCTACAATCTTCTTTCTCATTCTATTTCTCTATTTTTAACATATTCTGAATCAACCATTCCCAAGAAGGTGTTGACCTGAATGGGAATTTTCCTTTTACCACACCATTATTTAAAACCATAAGAGTTGGATTAGAACGTGTAATGGCTTTGATTTCTGTCTCATCATTTTGCAGTGTCGGTATTATCAGCTCTGTTCTTTTTCTAAAATCATTTACGGCATCCATTGATTCTGTTGAAATCATTACCATAGGGATGTTATTTTCTTTCGCTTTTTGGGCAATTTCTTTTAGTTTATCAATACGCCCAAAATTGGCAGAGGAGAAATTACGACAAAATACAATCAGTATTTGATCTTGACTAAGAATATAATCTTTTAAGCTAATATCAGCAATCTCTTCACTGAGTTGTAAAATAGTATCTCCAACAGTATATATAGCTGTATCAATATCTGGTAAATAAAAATCTTCCAATAACATTGGATAATGATTATTAGAACTGCGCTCAATTAGATCAATGTATTGAACTTGATGATTAGCTAATATTTCAGCAATTGGTTCAAATTCCCTTTCTGTTTCGCTCAATTCACTTACACTAATTGCAGGATCAAACTGTTGAATAGAAGGTAGGATAGCAGGTATAATGGTTTTAGTTTCTCGTTTAGAGAATTTCCACTTTTCTGCATCACCCCAAATAAATTTTGTGCTTTCATCTAATGCTGAAATGGTTGTATCTTTATTTGTTTCAACATTTGTGTACACCATTAAATTTTCATAAACTCCTTCACGACCATCGTTCATGCGTTCAATCAAATTACTACCCACATGATATGGGCGATAATCTTTCAACGGAGAATATAATAAAACATACGAAACAAATATAGCGCACAATGCTGTAGAACTCAGAATGATACCATAGGCATTCCCAAAATATTTCCCGCCTGCTTGTTTTATCCATACACCCACAAGCAATATAACTCCTCCAAAAAGTATAGGGAAAAACCAAGAGAAAATATAAGAGAAAAAGCTAATGAATAGTAGCCCAAACACAATCATAATAATATTCTGATTCTGGGTGTTCAATTCTATTTTTCTTCTAGAAATAAATAAGATAATTACTAAATAAAGTAGTACGATATCTTTCCAATAACTTTCGGCTGGAGTAAGTGAACGACCAATAGATCCTTTCATGGCATCACCAAAACACCCACAATCATCTACACATTGTGTTTTCTTTATCTCTTCAATAGTTACCTTATTCGCTGTTTTGGAAACGATTTTAATATTTTCGTTATGAGCTGCTTGTTCTATTTTAATTTGCGCAATGGGCTCACTTAAAGCGTATGTATCTCTATCAGTGAATGTTGCTGTAGGATCACATTCTTTTGTGTGCCAAGTTAAAAATGTGAAAAACAACATCATAAAGAGCATTAACCAAGTAGAGGTTTTGAATTTAGCACCTAATAAAATTAATGCCCCTAATACTATTTCAAAAATACAAATGATAACGCTAAGTCCAAGCGCATGCTGAATGAGAAATTCTAATGAAAAAGTATCCCAATGAAACCATTCTTTAATACGATAAGCCAAGGCCCCATCTTCGAAGTATTCTTCTAATTTGTATGAAAACCCAATAGGATCATTGGCTTTTATCAAACCAGACACAATAAACAATCCTCCTACAATTATGCGGGATATTTGAGCAAATAAAAACCATCCTTCTAATAAATGAATAGTTATTAATGAAAGCCCCATCAAGCCATATCCCAATAATTTATATGTAGTTGCACTTTCTACAAAGGATGGGTGATATCCCATGACCAAGAAAGTAAGACCTAGTATATTTAAAGCAATAACTATACAATTTATTATTAAAGATTTCCCTGCTAAAGAAGGACGGTTATATCTAGACATTTTCTGTACGTTTTGTAGTTAAATGAATGAGCGAGAAGACGGCATAATTTAATATGTCATAATAGTTGGCGTCAATACCTTCACTGATAATTGTTTTCCCTTGATTGTCTTCAATTTGCTTAATTCGTAATAGTTTCATTAAGATAAGATCGGTAAGAGAAGTTACACGCATATCTCTCCAAGCTTCTCCATAATCATGATTTTTGCTTTCCATGAGTTGTAAAGCATTATCCGTATATTGATTGTAGAAATCTAACACAACTTCACTATCAATTTCTAAAGGAAGCTGACTGCCATTTTCGAATTGAATAAGTGCCATCACACAATAATTTATGATACCAACAAACTCATTTTCAATGTCTTCCCCCACTTTGTTTTCTCCTGTTTCTTGAATCGTACGAATGCGTTGAGCCTTGATAAATATTTGATCAGTAAGAGAGCTAGTTCTTAGTATTCGCCATGCAGTTCCATAATCTTTCGTTTTCTTTTGAAAAATTTCACGACACATGGAAATAACTTTTGTATATTGTTCAACCGTTTTTGACATATTTTTGTCATAAATAAATTATGGAGGGGAAAGATACAAAATATCGATTAAATAAGCAGATTATTTGCAAAGATAATTTAATAGATCTGTCTTTTCCATTAGTTATGGGAGTGATTAATGTTACGCCTGATTCTTTTTATAAAGGAAGTCGCAATGATAGTGTAAATACTGTTCTGAATCGTGTCAAGATAATGGTAGATCAGGGGGTTGATATTATTGATGTAGGTGGAATTTCCACACGTTCTG
The DNA window shown above is from Brumimicrobium sp. and carries:
- the tpiA gene encoding triose-phosphate isomerase, producing the protein MRKKIVAGNWKMNLTHEEAIELHSAIEASLSNITCEVYHFVPSIYLKSIIDQKKQVQVGAQNAHPQPKGAFTGEVSMQQIKTLGSSAVLIGHSERRLLFNETDIFLKEKVDAALQNQLTVFFCCGESLQQREQDAHEEVIAHQLNNSLFHLSESDFKNIIIAYEPIWAIGTGKTATSEQANAMHKHIRNLIQHKYSLETAEATTILYGGSCNPTNAQELFSKSDIDGGLIGGASLKSTDFLSIISVYND
- a CDS encoding DoxX family protein; translated protein: MSRYNRPSLAGKSLIINCIVIALNILGLTFLVMGYHPSFVESATTYKLLGYGLMGLSLITIHLLEGWFLFAQISRIIVGGLFIVSGLIKANDPIGFSYKLEEYFEDGALAYRIKEWFHWDTFSLEFLIQHALGLSVIICIFEIVLGALILLGAKFKTSTWLMLFMMLFFTFLTWHTKECDPTATFTDRDTYALSEPIAQIKIEQAAHNENIKIVSKTANKVTIEEIKKTQCVDDCGCFGDAMKGSIGRSLTPAESYWKDIVLLYLVIILFISRRKIELNTQNQNIIMIVFGLLFISFFSYIFSWFFPILFGGVILLVGVWIKQAGGKYFGNAYGIILSSTALCAIFVSYVLLYSPLKDYRPYHVGSNLIERMNDGREGVYENLMVYTNVETNKDTTISALDESTKFIWGDAEKWKFSKRETKTIIPAILPSIQQFDPAISVSELSETEREFEPIAEILANHQVQYIDLIERSSNNHYPMLLEDFYLPDIDTAIYTVGDTILQLSEEIADISLKDYILSQDQILIVFCRNFSSANFGRIDKLKEIAQKAKENNIPMVMISTESMDAVNDFRKRTELIIPTLQNDETEIKAITRSNPTLMVLNNGVVKGKFPFRSTPSWEWLIQNMLKIEK
- a CDS encoding DUF1599 domain-containing protein produces the protein MSKTVEQYTKVISMCREIFQKKTKDYGTAWRILRTSSLTDQIFIKAQRIRTIQETGENKVGEDIENEFVGIINYCVMALIQFENGSQLPLEIDSEVVLDFYNQYTDNALQLMESKNHDYGEAWRDMRVTSLTDLILMKLLRIKQIEDNQGKTIISEGIDANYYDILNYAVFSLIHLTTKRTENV